Proteins encoded together in one Bacteroides zoogleoformans window:
- a CDS encoding MBL fold metallo-hydrolase, whose product MKIKRFEFNMFPENSYVLWDETNEAVVIDPGCFYEEEKQTLKNFIIKNELSVKHLLNTHLHLDHIFGNPFMLKEFGLKAEANQADEFWIDEAPKQSRMFGFRLQEAPVPLGTYLHDGDIISFGNTKLEAIHVPGHSPGSLVYYCAEDHCMFSGDVLFQGSIGRADLAGGNFDELIEHICSRLFVLPNDTVVYPGHGAPTTIGIEKAENPFFRK is encoded by the coding sequence ATGAAGATAAAGAGATTTGAATTCAACATGTTTCCCGAAAACAGCTATGTACTGTGGGATGAAACCAATGAAGCTGTAGTCATTGATCCGGGCTGTTTTTATGAAGAAGAGAAACAGACATTGAAGAACTTCATCATAAAAAATGAACTGAGCGTAAAACACTTGTTGAATACACACCTGCATTTGGATCATATATTCGGCAATCCGTTCATGCTGAAAGAGTTCGGCCTGAAAGCTGAAGCTAATCAGGCAGATGAATTTTGGATTGACGAAGCTCCCAAGCAAAGTCGCATGTTCGGCTTCCGGTTGCAAGAAGCCCCCGTGCCCTTGGGCACATATCTCCACGATGGAGATATCATCAGTTTCGGTAACACGAAGCTGGAAGCCATTCACGTACCGGGGCATTCACCGGGCAGTTTGGTGTACTATTGCGCAGAAGACCATTGCATGTTTTCGGGTGACGTATTGTTTCAAGGCAGCATCGGCCGCGCCGACCTTGCCGGTGGAAACTTCGACGAACTGATAGAACATATCTGTAGTCGTCTGTTCGTTTTGCCCAATGATACCGTTGTCTATCCCGGACATGGAGCCCCCACAACAATCGGAATTGAAAAAGCAGAAAATCCTTTCTTCAGAAAGTAA
- the gcvP gene encoding aminomethyl-transferring glycine dehydrogenase, whose product MKNDVFSSRHIGISEQDEEQMLRKIGVNSLDELIDKTIPANIRLKEPLALPKAMTEYEFGQHIADLAAKNKLYATYIGMGWYNTVTPAVIQRNVFENPVWYTSYTPYQAEVSQGRLEALMNFQTAVCDLTGMPLSNCSLLDEATAASEAVTMMYAMRPRDMQKSGANIVFVDENIFPQTLAVMTTRAIPQGIELRVGKWSEMEFTPGIFACILQYPNANGNVEDYRAFVEKAHAANCKVAVAADILSLVLLTPPGEWGADIVFGTTQRLGTPMFYGGPSAAYFATRDEYKRNMPGRIIGWSKDKYGKLCYRMALQTREQHIKREKATSNICTAQALLATMAGFYAVYHGPKGIHTIAERIHSIAVFLEKSITKLGYKQMNVQYFDTLRFALPDTVSAQQIRTIALSKEVNLRYFKNGDVGMSIDETTDVPAVNILLSIFAIAAGKDWERICDVPAGSNIGKNLKRQSSYLTHEVFNKYHTETEMMRYIKRLDRKDISLAHSMISLGSCTMKLNAAAEMLPLSRPEFMSMHPLVPEDQAEGYRKLIDNLSDELKTITGFAGVSLQPNSGAAGEYTGLRVIRAYLEHIGQGHRNKVLIPASAHGTNPASAIQAGFNIVTCACDVQGNVDMEDLRAKAEENKNELAALMITYPSTHGIFETEIVEICNIIHACGAQVYMDGANMNAQVGLTNPGFIGADVCHLNLHKTFASPHGGGGPGVGPICVAEHLVPFLPGHVSFGNAANEVSAAPFGSAGILPITYGYIRMMGTEGLTRATKTAILSANYLAACLQDTYGTVYRGVNGYVGHEMILECRNVHEETGISENDIAKRLMDYGYHAPTLSFPVHGTLMIEPTESESLAELDNFVHVMLTIWNEIQEVKEGKADKADNVLINAPHPEYEVVSDRWEHSYTREKAAYPMESVRDNKFWVNVARVDNTLGDRNLLPTCYGCFD is encoded by the coding sequence ATGAAAAACGACGTATTCTCCAGCCGTCACATCGGCATCAGTGAACAAGATGAAGAACAAATGCTCCGGAAAATCGGAGTGAACAGCCTGGACGAGCTGATTGACAAGACCATTCCTGCCAATATTCGCCTGAAAGAGCCGCTGGCACTGCCAAAAGCCATGACGGAATATGAGTTTGGGCAACACATTGCCGATCTGGCCGCGAAAAACAAACTTTACGCCACTTACATTGGCATGGGGTGGTATAACACCGTCACACCTGCCGTTATCCAACGTAACGTATTCGAGAACCCCGTCTGGTATACCTCTTATACTCCTTACCAGGCTGAAGTGTCACAAGGACGATTGGAAGCTTTGATGAACTTCCAGACCGCCGTTTGCGACCTGACCGGAATGCCTCTTTCCAACTGTTCCTTGCTGGACGAAGCCACAGCGGCTTCCGAAGCTGTAACCATGATGTATGCCATGCGTCCGCGCGACATGCAAAAATCCGGGGCAAACATTGTGTTTGTTGACGAAAATATATTCCCGCAGACCTTGGCGGTCATGACCACCCGCGCCATTCCGCAAGGCATCGAACTGCGTGTAGGCAAATGGAGCGAAATGGAATTCACCCCGGGCATCTTTGCCTGCATACTTCAGTATCCTAATGCCAACGGTAATGTGGAAGACTATCGGGCTTTTGTGGAAAAAGCACATGCCGCAAACTGCAAAGTGGCTGTTGCCGCCGACATCTTAAGCCTTGTCTTGCTCACTCCTCCGGGAGAATGGGGAGCAGACATTGTTTTCGGCACGACACAACGGCTGGGTACACCGATGTTCTACGGAGGACCATCGGCCGCTTATTTTGCCACGCGTGATGAATACAAGCGCAACATGCCGGGACGCATTATAGGCTGGTCGAAAGATAAATACGGTAAACTCTGTTATCGCATGGCCTTGCAAACCCGCGAGCAACACATCAAAAGGGAAAAAGCCACTTCCAACATATGTACCGCACAAGCGTTATTGGCCACAATGGCAGGATTCTATGCCGTATATCATGGTCCGAAAGGCATTCATACCATAGCAGAGCGCATACACAGCATTGCCGTATTTTTGGAAAAGAGCATCACCAAGCTGGGATACAAGCAAATGAACGTACAGTATTTCGACACACTGCGTTTCGCACTGCCCGATACCGTATCCGCACAACAAATCCGCACCATCGCACTGAGCAAAGAGGTGAACCTGCGCTACTTCAAAAACGGTGATGTGGGCATGAGTATTGATGAGACCACAGATGTACCGGCAGTAAACATTCTATTATCCATTTTTGCCATTGCTGCCGGAAAAGACTGGGAAAGAATATGCGATGTCCCGGCAGGCAGCAACATCGGCAAAAACCTGAAACGTCAAAGTTCCTACCTGACTCATGAAGTATTCAACAAGTATCACACGGAAACAGAAATGATGCGCTATATCAAGCGCCTCGACCGCAAGGACATTTCTTTGGCACATTCCATGATCTCACTCGGTTCGTGCACCATGAAGCTGAATGCAGCCGCAGAGATGCTGCCGCTCAGCCGTCCCGAATTCATGAGCATGCACCCTCTGGTACCCGAAGATCAGGCAGAAGGCTACCGGAAGCTGATTGACAATCTCAGCGATGAACTGAAGACGATAACCGGATTTGCCGGAGTCAGCCTGCAACCTAATTCGGGTGCGGCGGGCGAATATACCGGATTGCGCGTCATCCGTGCTTATCTGGAACACATCGGACAAGGCCATCGTAATAAAGTGCTGATACCGGCATCCGCACACGGCACCAATCCGGCATCAGCCATACAGGCAGGGTTTAACATCGTGACATGCGCTTGCGATGTACAGGGCAATGTGGATATGGAAGACCTTCGTGCCAAAGCGGAAGAGAACAAGAACGAACTTGCCGCCCTGATGATTACCTATCCCTCAACGCACGGTATCTTTGAGACGGAAATCGTGGAAATCTGTAATATTATCCATGCTTGTGGAGCACAAGTGTATATGGACGGTGCCAACATGAATGCGCAAGTAGGCCTGACCAATCCTGGCTTTATCGGTGCCGACGTATGCCATCTGAACCTGCACAAGACGTTCGCTTCACCCCACGGTGGCGGTGGTCCCGGCGTAGGTCCTATTTGCGTAGCCGAGCATCTGGTTCCGTTCCTGCCGGGACATGTATCGTTTGGCAATGCCGCCAATGAAGTATCTGCCGCTCCGTTTGGCAGTGCCGGCATCCTGCCCATCACCTATGGTTATATCCGCATGATGGGAACGGAAGGGCTGACACGTGCCACTAAAACAGCCATCCTCAGCGCCAATTATCTGGCAGCTTGCCTACAAGATACATACGGCACTGTTTATCGAGGAGTAAACGGCTACGTAGGTCACGAAATGATACTGGAATGCCGCAATGTCCATGAGGAAACGGGCATCAGCGAGAATGATATCGCCAAGCGCCTGATGGATTACGGTTATCACGCCCCCACCCTGTCTTTCCCCGTACATGGCACATTGATGATTGAGCCCACAGAAAGTGAAAGTCTTGCCGAGCTCGACAATTTCGTACATGTGATGCTGACCATCTGGAACGAGATTCAGGAAGTAAAAGAGGGTAAGGCCGACAAAGCGGACAATGTGCTAATCAATGCGCCACATCCCGAATATGAAGTCGTGTCCGACAGATGGGAGCACAGCTATACACGCGAGAAAGCGGCCTATCCGATGGAAAGCGTACGGGACAACAAGTTCTGGGTGAACGTGGCACGTGTAGATAACACATTGGGCGACCGCAACCTGTTGCCTACATGCTACGGATGCTTCGACTGA
- a CDS encoding protein-disulfide reductase DsbD family protein, with translation MKKISLSLFLLLFAMMAQAQMQDPVKFKSEWKNLPGGEAEIVFTAAIDKGWHVYSTDLGDGGPISATFNVEKLSGVETVGKLKPAGKEISTFDRLFEMKVRYFEHTARFVQKLRLTGSTYQVEGYLEYGACNDENCLPPTQEPFKFSGKAEGVAKENATSVAETSADNVPESQEAVADTVSDGKVDEAEMFAGRDATDKSDLWKPVISELRSLGESTSHEDMSWLYIFITGFVGGLLALFTPCVWPIIPMTVSFFLKRSKDKKKGIRDAWTYGASIVVIYVTLGLAITLIFGASALNALSTNAIFNILFCLMLVIFAASFFGAFEITLPSKWSTAVDSKAEATSGLLSIFLMAFTLSLVSFSCTGPIIGFLLVQVSTTGSIVAPAIGMLGFAVALALPFTLFALFPSWLKSMPKSGGWMNIIKVTLGFLELAFALKFLSVADLAYGWRILDRETFLALWIVLFALLGFYLLGKIKFPHDDDDTKVSVPRFFMALASLAFAVYMVPGLWGAPLKAVSAFAPPMQTQDFNLYNNEVHAKFDDYDLGMEYARRHGKPVMLDFTGYGCVNCRKMELSVWTNPKVSDIINNDYVLITLYVDNKTPLPAPVKIVENDTERTLRTVGDKWSYLQRVKFGANAQPFYVLIDNEGKPLNKSYSYNEDIPKYIEFLQTGLENYNAEK, from the coding sequence TTTGGGTGATGGCGGCCCCATTTCGGCTACTTTCAATGTTGAGAAGCTTTCGGGAGTGGAAACCGTGGGGAAATTAAAGCCGGCAGGTAAGGAGATTTCCACATTCGACCGGTTGTTTGAGATGAAGGTGCGCTACTTTGAGCATACCGCCCGGTTTGTACAGAAGCTAAGACTTACAGGCAGTACTTATCAAGTAGAAGGATATCTGGAATATGGCGCCTGCAATGACGAGAATTGCTTGCCTCCCACCCAGGAACCTTTTAAGTTTTCCGGAAAAGCGGAGGGCGTTGCCAAGGAAAATGCAACTTCTGTAGCGGAAACAAGCGCGGATAATGTACCGGAATCGCAAGAAGCTGTTGCCGATACTGTTTCTGATGGAAAGGTTGATGAAGCGGAAATGTTTGCGGGAAGAGATGCGACGGATAAGTCTGACTTGTGGAAGCCTGTAATCAGCGAATTGCGGTCTTTGGGTGAATCCACCTCTCACGAGGACATGTCATGGCTTTACATTTTCATTACCGGATTTGTCGGAGGGCTTTTGGCCTTGTTTACCCCGTGCGTGTGGCCCATTATTCCAATGACGGTCAGTTTCTTCCTGAAACGTAGCAAGGATAAGAAAAAAGGTATTCGTGACGCTTGGACGTACGGTGCGTCAATCGTTGTCATTTACGTTACGCTGGGTCTGGCCATTACGCTTATTTTTGGTGCCAGTGCCTTGAATGCGCTTTCTACCAATGCGATATTCAATATCTTGTTCTGTCTGATGTTGGTCATATTTGCAGCTTCGTTTTTCGGAGCATTCGAGATAACTCTGCCTTCCAAATGGAGTACGGCCGTAGATAGCAAGGCGGAGGCTACGAGTGGTCTGCTTAGCATTTTCTTGATGGCGTTCACGTTGTCATTGGTGTCTTTCTCATGTACCGGGCCTATTATCGGCTTTCTTTTGGTGCAGGTTTCTACTACGGGCAGTATAGTGGCCCCGGCCATTGGCATGCTTGGTTTTGCGGTAGCTTTGGCATTGCCGTTTACATTGTTTGCGCTGTTCCCGTCTTGGCTGAAGTCCATGCCCAAGTCGGGAGGCTGGATGAATATCATTAAGGTAACCCTTGGATTTTTGGAACTGGCATTTGCCTTGAAGTTCCTTTCGGTGGCCGATTTGGCTTATGGCTGGCGTATCCTTGACCGTGAAACATTCCTTGCCTTATGGATTGTGCTGTTTGCTCTACTCGGCTTTTATCTGTTGGGTAAAATCAAGTTCCCTCACGATGACGATGACACAAAGGTCAGTGTCCCTCGTTTCTTCATGGCTTTGGCTTCGTTGGCATTTGCCGTTTACATGGTTCCCGGTTTGTGGGGAGCCCCATTGAAAGCGGTCAGTGCTTTTGCTCCGCCCATGCAGACTCAGGATTTCAATCTCTATAATAATGAAGTACATGCCAAGTTCGATGACTATGATCTCGGCATGGAGTATGCACGCCGGCATGGAAAGCCTGTGATGCTCGACTTTACCGGTTATGGTTGCGTGAACTGCCGTAAAATGGAGCTTTCCGTATGGACAAATCCGAAAGTGAGTGATATCATCAATAACGACTATGTACTTATCACCCTTTATGTGGACAATAAGACGCCGCTTCCTGCGCCTGTGAAGATTGTGGAAAACGATACCGAGCGTACCTTGCGCACAGTGGGCGATAAGTGGAGCTATCTGCAACGGGTGAAGTTCGGGGCCAATGCACAGCCTTTCTATGTGCTGATTGACAACGAAGGGAAACCTCTTAACAAATCTTATTCTTACAATGAGGATATACCCAAATACATCGAGTTCTTACAGACCGGTTTAGAGAATTACAATGCTGAAAAGTAA